In the genome of Candidatus Nitrosotalea sinensis, the window TTTCAAATTCCCGGATTCCAAAAACCTCTAGTTTTTTTTTAAAAAAATCAGAGTTGAAAAAAAAATACCAGAAAATTCTGGATGAAATGATATTAAACATACAGAAAAATATTATAATTGTGCTAGGAGATGAAAAAAAGATCAATGAGCTTCACATGCTGAGAAAAGACTTTAAAAAATTACGATATTCTCTAGAGCTTGCACCAAAGAGAAAAATAATTGTAGACATTCTAAAAAATTTGAAAAATATTCAAGAGGTATTAGGCGATATTCATGACAGTGACATAATCATAGATTATTTAAAAAATATCAAGCAGGATTCCAGATATTCAAGCATCATAGATTCAGAGGTTCTTGAAAGGAGCAAAAAATACAGCATGTTTGTTACAATAATGAAAAGATCAAACATCTCCCTCAAGCTATAGTTCTAGAATAGAATTCTGAGAGCTTCCCTGATAAGGGCGTATTGATAAAATTACTTTTACGTCAAATGCATTCTCAAATTTTCGTAAGGCATCTTTTAGTAAAAAGTTGTGATTGGATCTTGAGGGATTAACTATGAGTTCAACTATTCTTGTTCCGTGCAGCCGTAATTCCACTTTGGATTTTGTTCTTTCAAGAATTTTTCTCAATGTAACAAGTATAGAGATTTTTTTTATTGAAATTTTGTCCTGCTGAGACAGGATTGTTTTATATCTAGTAAATAACCAGTCTGATGTTTTAGGATGTCTTGTATGTACTAGTGCCAAACCCAATATTAGATGATCATCATGATCAAGAGGTAGATCTTCATCCATAACAAAATAGAAAATACTTTGAGGATTGCTAAACGAATGTTTTGACAATAATATTTTTTCTGCATAATCAAATATTTTCCTCTCTCGTTTAGATAATAGTTTTATCGAGGACAGACTGTAAAGGAAGTTTTCTTTTTCAGGATTTGCTTTACGCGGTTCTATTATCCCTATTGTAGATCTTATTTGTTCAGCAGTTGGATTACCATTATGATACGTCTTTGGATCTTCTAAAAATATTGAAAGTGCTCCTTCTCTGAGTCCGTGATTGCTCACATACAAATTCGAGAGATCATATTTTTCCATTAGTGTTCTTATCACGTATGAACCTGCCACAATAGTCTCAGCTCTGCTTGCACCAATAACTGAAATCTTTGAGATATCTCCAGATGTCATCTTTGCAAGCCTGTTAATTGTAAAATCAAGGGATTTTCTCCCTATTTTGTAATTGTGTGTTTTATCAAGAGGGTATCCCGAGAGCTTTTGTTCATATCTTGCCAATGCACGTAATGTGCCTCCTACTCCTACAAGTTTTGTATCATCACTAAGATTAAGATCTCTTTTACTTGGGAGCAAATTCAATACATATCGTTGCAGACTTTCGAGATTCTTGTTAGTTAGTTTACCTTTTTTATCATCAAATTTACGTGTTAATCTCAGAGAACCAAGAGGCAAGGAGATCACTTTTTTTATCTTGAATTGTTCTGCGTGTACAATCTCTAAACTTCCCCCTCCAATATCAAAAAACAATACATCAGGAATTTGAAGTGCCTTTATTGCACCAACATATGAATAAAGTGCTTCTTCTCTTTCAGATAGAATTTTGAAATTAAAACCAGTTTCTTTTAAGACCTGAGTTAGGAATTCATTTTTGTTGCTTGCTTCTCTGACTGCACTAGTTGCAATTGGTAGTACAGACTTGATCGGGTTTAGCTGGATAATATCTCTAAAGACTTTCAGGGTATCAATCGCCCTAGACATGGGCTTTTTTGCCAATTTTCCCTTGTCATCAAGTCCCTCTCCAAGTCTTACCTTAATTCCTTCTTGTTGATAAACATCAAACGAGTCATCATCTTGTACATCGTAAATTACTAGTTTGGCAGAGTTGAATCCCAGATCTATTACAGATATTTTCAGATGAACAACCCCTTCTTCAGTAGATTCATGTTACTATTAATCTAGTTCTGATTTACATTTTTTTACTAAATGAAAAACATAGAAGATGTAGATCTATGCAAATTTTTTTAAATGTTTTGGAGTAAGTAACCATCTCAATTCTCCCTTGATTTTAGGAAGTGTGGCGGTTACTTTGATCTTTGCCAAGCCAGCCTTTTTGAGATTGATTCTACACTCAGATTGAGATATTGCTTCGCTTATCATCTCACTCAGATATGGTTCATGACCTACAACAAGTATTGTAGAATCTTGTTTTAGTTTTGACAGTATCAAGTAAAGTTCTAATCTACTACCTTCTGGTTTTAAGCAATCAAGTTCTTTTATCTCTCCTTGGTATTTGAGAGATTTTGCTACAACATCGGCTGTTTGTTTTGCACGTAAAAGAGGACTTGTAAAAACTCTATCTAGTTTTATCTTCAAAGAATTTAGCCCATTTGATAAATCAGTGACTTCTTGTCTTCCTTCAGATGTAAGAGATCTCTTTGAATCCCCAGGCAATTGAGATGAGCGTCCTGCTTCTCCATGTCTCAATATTAACAGGTCCATTTACAAGTCAACCGATTTTCGAGATATTTATGAGTTAAACAAATCATAGTGTTTCACCATCATATTTTCAACTACATATATCTAAAATTCTGCTATAGTATTTTCCATATTTCATAGAGTTACAATTACTATATAGAGTACAATCATATCTTGTACTAATTTGCATAATCATATCCATGGAAGAATTCTCACTGCAAAACCTAAAATCAGCATTACATCAGAAGGAATTAAAGCATGAAATCAGATACTAGAGGTAAGCTTATCATAGTTGAGGGTATAGATGGTTCTGGAAAATCAACTCAAATTCATCTTTTAGAAAAATGGTTAGCATACAAAGGAGTAAGTGTTTTCAAATCAGAATGGAATTCCTCAGAAATGGTAAAAGAAATTACCTCAAAAGGTAAGAAAAAGGGTCTACTTACACCAACTACTTTTAGTTTGCTACATGCAACAGATTTTGCAGACAGATATGAAAGAAACATTTCCCCATTGCTAAGAGCTGGTCATTTTGTTTTAGCAGACAGATATGTGTATACAGCTTTTGCAAGAGACATAGTAAGAGGGTGTAATCCAGAATGGGTCAAAAAA includes:
- a CDS encoding CHAD domain-containing protein, giving the protein MKDSLKLNKKIFLKKFEKISNNFQQELNKYIENPSDENIHDIRVSIRRLESAYRILSKNTRKQKKNKHYLKQIRTLFKSNASIRDYDIICARMEAKYHTETTELVSSLRNLRGRQLKDAIQLALEISNSRIPKTSSFFLKKSELKKKYQKILDEMILNIQKNIIIVLGDEKKINELHMLRKDFKKLRYSLELAPKRKIIVDILKNLKNIQEVLGDIHDSDIIIDYLKNIKQDSRYSSIIDSEVLERSKKYSMFVTIMKRSNISLKL
- the tmk gene encoding dTMP kinase, with the translated sequence MKSDTRGKLIIVEGIDGSGKSTQIHLLEKWLAYKGVSVFKSEWNSSEMVKEITSKGKKKGLLTPTTFSLLHATDFADRYERNISPLLRAGHFVLADRYVYTAFARDIVRGCNPEWVKKVYDFAIKPDVAFYFKVPVDIAVDRILIGRPKLKYYEAGMDMNLSNDQYESYRIFQGRIIEQYDSLAESEGFTIIDGTLNIEEQQNIVRKKIMPLLEGHQPRKRI
- the sixA gene encoding phosphohistidine phosphatase SixA, yielding MDLLILRHGEAGRSSQLPGDSKRSLTSEGRQEVTDLSNGLNSLKIKLDRVFTSPLLRAKQTADVVAKSLKYQGEIKELDCLKPEGSRLELYLILSKLKQDSTILVVGHEPYLSEMISEAISQSECRINLKKAGLAKIKVTATLPKIKGELRWLLTPKHLKKFA
- a CDS encoding Ppx/GppA phosphatase family protein, coding for MKISVIDLGFNSAKLVIYDVQDDDSFDVYQQEGIKVRLGEGLDDKGKLAKKPMSRAIDTLKVFRDIIQLNPIKSVLPIATSAVREASNKNEFLTQVLKETGFNFKILSEREEALYSYVGAIKALQIPDVLFFDIGGGSLEIVHAEQFKIKKVISLPLGSLRLTRKFDDKKGKLTNKNLESLQRYVLNLLPSKRDLNLSDDTKLVGVGGTLRALARYEQKLSGYPLDKTHNYKIGRKSLDFTINRLAKMTSGDISKISVIGASRAETIVAGSYVIRTLMEKYDLSNLYVSNHGLREGALSIFLEDPKTYHNGNPTAEQIRSTIGIIEPRKANPEKENFLYSLSSIKLLSKRERKIFDYAEKILLSKHSFSNPQSIFYFVMDEDLPLDHDDHLILGLALVHTRHPKTSDWLFTRYKTILSQQDKISIKKISILVTLRKILERTKSKVELRLHGTRIVELIVNPSRSNHNFLLKDALRKFENAFDVKVILSIRPYQGSSQNSILEL